A stretch of the Sulfurospirillum sp. UCH001 genome encodes the following:
- the mtaB gene encoding tRNA (N(6)-L-threonylcarbamoyladenosine(37)-C(2))-methylthiotransferase MtaB: MKKVFFKTFGCRTNIYDTQVMMENLTDFEITENEQNADIIVVNSCTVTNGADTGVRSYINHATKEGKKVIVAGCGAISKGESLFNQKKVFGVMGHSEKSQINTLLKQDTPFYQIGDLTSLDETIVHEYTGKTKAFIKIQEGCNFRCSYCIIPYVRGNARSQDEAKIIEQVQKLALNGYGEFVLTGTNIGSYGKDKGSSLGKLVQRLGAIRGVRRIRLGSIEPVQIDDSFREILSEPWLERHLHVALQHTSERMLELMRRRNNVKRDLELFTELSERGFALGTDFITGHPGESEEIWQEAYATLEKFPLTHLHAFTYSKRDGTPSATMKPEVKGDIAKERLKSIEALIESKNIMFREKNNAIPLNVLVEEFKDDHYIGYDQFFNKVIIQSSRDLLKEWVTIEKYEVKQEGNYAHF; this comes from the coding sequence ATGAAAAAAGTCTTTTTTAAAACGTTTGGCTGTCGTACCAACATTTACGATACCCAAGTGATGATGGAAAATCTCACTGATTTTGAAATCACCGAAAATGAACAAAATGCTGACATCATCGTTGTAAACTCATGTACCGTTACCAATGGAGCCGATACGGGTGTGCGTAGCTACATTAACCATGCAACAAAAGAGGGAAAAAAAGTCATCGTTGCAGGCTGTGGCGCGATCAGTAAAGGGGAGAGCCTTTTTAATCAAAAAAAAGTTTTTGGCGTTATGGGGCACTCTGAAAAATCGCAGATCAATACACTCTTAAAACAAGATACACCGTTTTATCAAATCGGTGACCTTACCTCGCTTGATGAAACCATTGTGCATGAATACACAGGTAAAACCAAAGCTTTCATCAAAATCCAAGAAGGGTGTAACTTTAGATGTAGTTACTGCATTATTCCCTACGTTAGGGGTAATGCACGAAGCCAAGACGAAGCAAAAATTATCGAACAAGTGCAAAAATTGGCACTGAATGGCTATGGTGAGTTTGTTCTGACAGGTACAAACATCGGTAGTTACGGTAAAGATAAAGGAAGCTCTCTTGGAAAACTCGTTCAACGCTTAGGCGCTATTAGGGGTGTTCGTCGTATTCGTCTTGGGAGCATTGAGCCTGTACAGATTGACGATAGCTTTAGAGAGATTTTGAGTGAGCCTTGGTTGGAGCGCCATTTACACGTTGCACTTCAGCACACTTCTGAACGTATGCTAGAGCTTATGCGAAGACGCAATAACGTTAAGCGCGACTTGGAACTTTTCACAGAACTTAGTGAGCGTGGTTTTGCTTTAGGAACCGATTTTATCACGGGACACCCAGGAGAGAGTGAAGAAATTTGGCAAGAGGCATATGCCACTTTGGAAAAGTTTCCACTCACACATTTGCATGCTTTTACCTACTCAAAACGTGACGGAACACCTTCTGCGACCATGAAACCAGAAGTCAAAGGCGATATTGCCAAAGAGCGTCTTAAAAGTATTGAAGCGCTTATAGAGTCGAAAAACATAATGTTTAGAGAAAAAAATAATGCAATACCTCTCAATGTCTTAGTCGAAGAGTTCAAGGATGACCACTACATCGGTTATGACCAATTTTTTAATAAAGTCATTATACAAAGTTCAAGAGACCTGCTTAAAGAGTGGGTGACTATCGAAAAATACGAAGTAAAACAGGAGGGAAACTATGCACATTTTTAA
- a CDS encoding AAA family ATPase has product MHIFKSQKLMLSLMALSIFIVLLAFGYVRDSAKIIDLPTYHALLESGGIKKAKVEDNEVWLYGLKDEFVIIKDGIDIGELLKKVPIEVKKSNPIFEDLIILGMLGSLLFALLIYARKKRAEDLKKEQDNNQKAYASYDPFMSSIIRPVRAQVSFRDVAGIKDVKEELEEIVDFLKNPARYKRYGITLPKGVLLVGPPGVGKTMIAKAVAGEASVPFFYQSGATFVQIYVGMGAKRVKELFSQAKAHAPSIIFIDEIDAVGRARGGMRNDERESTLNQLLTEMDGFEDSSGVIVIAATNKIDIIDEALLRSGRFDRRIFIPLPDKNDRLEILKTYMRNKPTEVDLNELANMSVGFSGAALATFVNEAAINALRRGSTILELGDFVAVRQKVLMGKKKVLSFSDEEKKIQALYQAAKALCAYWFEIDFDKITIVNDRLKDMDREIESKTQMLSKIKVYLAGMVATKLAYNEKFTNATEDLSRATAIAKEMVEVYGMGEKLIPYESDILLILENAHKELEHFLEGMNTVLEKVSHELYTVESISKVRLKAIIDEVL; this is encoded by the coding sequence ATGCACATTTTTAAATCCCAAAAACTGATGCTCTCTTTAATGGCACTCAGCATTTTTATCGTTTTACTTGCTTTTGGGTATGTGCGAGATTCTGCTAAAATTATTGACCTACCAACCTACCATGCACTTTTAGAAAGTGGTGGCATTAAAAAAGCAAAAGTCGAAGATAACGAAGTATGGTTGTATGGGCTTAAAGATGAATTTGTCATTATCAAAGATGGCATTGACATTGGTGAGCTTCTTAAAAAAGTACCTATTGAAGTTAAAAAATCCAATCCTATTTTTGAAGACCTTATTATTTTAGGCATGCTTGGTAGTTTACTGTTTGCACTGCTTATTTATGCACGCAAAAAACGCGCAGAAGATCTTAAAAAAGAACAAGACAACAACCAAAAGGCTTATGCAAGCTACGATCCTTTTATGAGTAGCATCATTCGTCCAGTTCGTGCACAAGTGAGTTTTAGAGATGTTGCAGGCATCAAAGATGTCAAAGAAGAACTTGAAGAAATCGTGGACTTTCTTAAAAACCCCGCACGCTACAAACGTTATGGCATAACTCTTCCAAAAGGCGTGCTTCTTGTAGGTCCTCCAGGTGTGGGTAAAACGATGATCGCCAAAGCAGTTGCAGGGGAGGCGAGTGTGCCTTTCTTCTATCAAAGTGGCGCTACGTTTGTGCAGATTTACGTTGGTATGGGCGCTAAGAGGGTTAAAGAGCTTTTTTCTCAAGCGAAGGCTCATGCACCATCCATCATCTTTATCGACGAAATTGATGCCGTAGGACGTGCGCGTGGCGGTATGCGTAATGATGAACGCGAATCAACATTGAACCAGCTTCTTACCGAAATGGACGGCTTTGAAGACAGCAGTGGTGTCATCGTCATCGCTGCAACCAATAAAATCGACATTATCGATGAAGCACTGCTTCGCTCAGGACGTTTTGATAGACGCATCTTCATCCCACTTCCCGATAAAAATGACCGCTTAGAGATTTTGAAAACCTATATGCGCAACAAACCGACAGAAGTCGATTTAAACGAGCTTGCCAACATGAGTGTGGGCTTTAGCGGTGCAGCACTGGCAACCTTTGTCAATGAAGCTGCCATCAATGCGCTTCGCCGAGGCTCAACCATCCTAGAACTGGGCGATTTTGTAGCTGTACGCCAAAAAGTCTTGATGGGTAAGAAAAAAGTACTCAGTTTCTCCGATGAAGAGAAGAAAATCCAAGCGTTATACCAAGCTGCGAAAGCGCTGTGTGCGTACTGGTTTGAGATAGACTTCGACAAAATCACCATCGTCAATGACCGACTCAAAGATATGGATCGAGAAATCGAGTCAAAAACCCAAATGCTCTCAAAAATCAAAGTCTATCTTGCAGGTATGGTCGCAACCAAACTGGCTTATAATGAAAAGTTTACCAACGCTACAGAAGATTTGAGTCGTGCGACGGCCATCGCCAAAGAGATGGTCGAAGTCTATGGCATGGGAGAAAAACTCATACCATATGAGAGCGATATACTGCTTATTTTAGAAAATGCACACAAAGAACTGGAGCACTTTTTAGAAGGGATGAATACTGTACTAGAGAAAGTCTCTCATGAGCTTTACACCGTAGAGAGCATCTCCAAAGTGCGCTTAAAAGCCATCATTGATGAAGTTCTTTAG
- the bioV gene encoding pimelyl-ACP methyl ester esterase BioV produces the protein MKFFSGFCLANEQELFAPYLIRSDFTVAGFSYGAIKALKCALSSTTRIDTLQLFSPAFFQDKDAKFKKLQTLSFSKNGEAYTQNFMQNIVYPSSFNMQPFFKQGSLEELHELLHYTWDEAALKALKERGINIEVYVGECDTIINAMAVKELFVPYATVYYFKRVGHILKD, from the coding sequence ATGAAGTTCTTTAGTGGTTTTTGCCTTGCCAATGAGCAAGAACTCTTTGCTCCATACCTCATCCGAAGCGACTTTACCGTTGCTGGGTTTAGTTATGGAGCAATAAAAGCCCTAAAATGCGCTCTTTCCTCTACTACACGCATCGACACACTCCAACTCTTTTCACCTGCCTTTTTTCAGGATAAAGACGCCAAGTTTAAAAAGCTTCAAACCCTCTCATTTTCCAAAAACGGTGAAGCTTATACACAAAATTTTATGCAAAATATTGTGTATCCTTCCTCTTTTAATATGCAACCATTTTTCAAGCAAGGAAGCCTAGAAGAGCTACATGAGCTATTACACTACACATGGGATGAAGCAGCATTAAAGGCTTTAAAAGAGCGTGGTATAAATATCGAAGTGTATGTGGGCGAATGCGACACTATCATCAATGCTATGGCAGTCAAAGAGCTTTTTGTGCCTTATGCTACGGTCTATTATTTCAAGCGTGTTGGGCATATACTTAAAGATTAA
- a CDS encoding DUF3465 domain-containing protein: MKKLVLVALLSLNVFAGTPLCDSGKVIKLLSDDNVGNRHQRFIVKLASGKTLLIAHNIDLAPKVTTLQEGGVVKFCGDLETNDKGGVVHWTHRDPHNKHVAGYLEYNGQKYE, from the coding sequence ATGAAAAAATTAGTTTTAGTGGCACTTTTGAGTTTAAATGTTTTTGCAGGTACACCACTGTGTGACTCTGGTAAAGTTATCAAACTACTTAGTGATGACAACGTAGGCAATCGTCACCAACGCTTTATCGTCAAACTTGCTTCTGGCAAAACACTCCTTATAGCCCATAACATAGACCTTGCACCCAAAGTGACGACGTTGCAAGAGGGTGGAGTAGTAAAATTTTGCGGTGATTTGGAAACCAACGATAAAGGCGGCGTAGTACACTGGACACACCGCGACCCACACAATAAACACGTTGCTGGGTACTTAGAATACAATGGGCAGAAATACGAGTAA
- a CDS encoding pseudouridine synthase yields MNKPPTPSKELLVLNKPKGYVVTRSDDLGRKTVYELLPLWAYDEGWMPIGRLDLESKGLLLFTTNSKLNHALTTPKKCIKVYEIWVRGHVTDEHIQNALKGVQSPVGLLQALEVKKISTGGAKTKLRVKIDEGKNRHIRRLFGALKDPKFGTPLKVLELSRISIGSFNLDIPSGEWRYLSVDEEKMLIKNLV; encoded by the coding sequence ATGAATAAACCACCAACCCCATCCAAAGAACTACTCGTTCTCAACAAACCTAAGGGCTATGTGGTAACGCGTTCGGATGACCTTGGGCGAAAGACGGTTTATGAGCTGTTACCCCTGTGGGCGTATGATGAGGGGTGGATGCCCATAGGTCGGCTTGATTTGGAGTCAAAAGGGCTTTTACTCTTTACGACCAACAGCAAACTAAACCACGCACTCACCACGCCTAAAAAGTGCATCAAAGTCTATGAGATTTGGGTGAGGGGGCATGTCACAGATGAGCACATCCAAAATGCCTTAAAAGGAGTGCAAAGCCCTGTGGGATTACTTCAAGCGCTAGAGGTTAAGAAAATAAGTACGGGTGGGGCAAAAACAAAACTTCGTGTAAAGATAGACGAGGGAAAAAACCGACACATTCGCCGTCTTTTTGGAGCACTGAAAGACCCAAAATTTGGCACGCCTTTAAAAGTTTTGGAGCTAAGTCGAATCAGCATCGGGAGTTTTAACCTTGACATCCCAAGTGGTGAGTGGCGTTACTTAAGTGTCGATGAAGAAAAGATGCTCATAAAGAACCTTGTTTAA
- the def gene encoding peptide deformylase: MPQHLEIFQLGAPIIRMVAKRVPDIKAVEIQTLIDDMIQTCVESKGVGIAAPQIGHSLAIMIMASYPNTRYPYAPQMEPTALINPRVIDYTEEQVKDWEGCLSLPGIRALVPRHTYIEVQYFDREGREQTVVFRDFLARLFQHEYDHLIGKVFIDRVESTQDVIMEKEYQRLMRKEID, translated from the coding sequence ATGCCACAACACTTAGAGATCTTCCAACTAGGCGCTCCCATCATCCGCATGGTAGCAAAAAGAGTGCCTGACATCAAAGCAGTAGAGATTCAAACGCTCATCGATGACATGATCCAGACGTGTGTGGAGTCTAAGGGTGTTGGCATCGCAGCGCCACAAATAGGGCATTCTCTAGCCATCATGATTATGGCCTCTTATCCAAATACACGCTATCCATACGCGCCACAGATGGAACCAACCGCGTTGATTAACCCTAGAGTTATTGATTATACGGAAGAACAAGTGAAAGACTGGGAAGGGTGCTTAAGCTTACCTGGCATTAGAGCTCTTGTACCAAGACATACGTATATTGAAGTTCAGTACTTCGACAGAGAGGGCAGGGAACAAACGGTTGTCTTTAGAGACTTTCTTGCACGTCTTTTCCAACATGAATATGACCATCTTATCGGTAAAGTATTTATCGACAGAGTGGAGAGCACACAAGACGTCATTATGGAGAAAGAGTATCAACGTCTTATGCGAAAAGAAATTGACTAA
- a CDS encoding TetR/AcrR family transcriptional regulator, giving the protein MARIIDKEEKRCDIALSAINLFCEKGIQQTSIDEIAKSAGVAKGTIYLYFKNKEEIVFAIWDVIAGRHREAFAKRVRADMSAKEKILEFYNFTECEEEQNKEQVLMLYQHFVSSMLIDKTGLYTAYFESFFQEDYDFIMNALNEGIARKEFCVDNIELLTTTIILLLKGVLIRAKANNMGFHEAQTSLINHITYLLDIGTRKVS; this is encoded by the coding sequence ATGGCTAGAATAATAGATAAAGAAGAAAAGCGGTGCGACATAGCACTCTCAGCTATTAATCTTTTTTGCGAAAAGGGCATACAACAAACCAGTATCGACGAAATCGCAAAAAGTGCTGGGGTAGCAAAAGGCACAATTTACCTCTACTTTAAAAACAAAGAAGAGATTGTCTTTGCTATTTGGGATGTAATTGCGGGGCGTCATCGTGAGGCATTTGCAAAACGTGTAAGAGCTGATATGAGCGCTAAAGAGAAAATTTTAGAGTTCTACAACTTTACAGAATGTGAAGAAGAGCAAAACAAAGAACAAGTTCTTATGCTCTATCAACATTTCGTAAGTTCTATGCTCATCGATAAAACAGGGTTATACACAGCATACTTTGAAAGCTTTTTTCAAGAGGATTATGACTTTATCATGAATGCCTTAAATGAGGGCATTGCGCGAAAAGAATTTTGTGTTGACAACATTGAATTACTCACCACAACAATCATTTTACTCTTAAAAGGCGTTTTAATCAGAGCCAAAGCTAACAATATGGGCTTTCATGAAGCTCAAACATCACTCATCAACCATATTACCTATTTACTTGATATAGGAACAAGGAAAGTATCATGA
- a CDS encoding TolC family protein: MKKLSLLCLFPLLAFSGNLQQLLTLAEQNKHVESSRYELEAAKEKEYATKSGYMPSLSFGANQTYNQEESMLSPEKSRTGAATLSFTIYDGGKREALFSQQEALVKAATFSLASVQNNVSLNVIYYYFNYISTLASKESTLQKMEQLEAERYRLEKYLSVGSATADELQKIISSIEQTKVDLLTLDNTLNNISNTLEYLTGKEVSVEAGSSVRLQETQSSDDAKRFDIQALEESVQSAKAEAEAAKAPHLPTIKIEDTYSRFKYDYANPLWNSDADHQNTVQLSMQWKIFDFGSTSASVQAAQKNYLAKSSDLAYEKQKAKASYKSAQNSYKTALAKIDAAKARLSASEMTYELVKKKFQQGIVNNVTYLDALTDKFNARSQLQTALNEVEYQKAVLLYEMGKEIKGAIQ; this comes from the coding sequence ATGAAAAAATTAAGTCTTTTATGTCTCTTTCCACTGCTTGCGTTCTCAGGAAACCTACAACAGCTTCTTACTCTTGCAGAACAAAACAAACACGTGGAATCTTCACGCTATGAGCTTGAAGCAGCAAAAGAAAAAGAGTATGCCACTAAGAGCGGGTATATGCCAAGCCTCAGTTTTGGAGCCAATCAAACATACAATCAAGAAGAGAGTATGCTTTCTCCAGAAAAAAGTCGTACAGGCGCAGCAACACTCTCTTTTACCATTTACGATGGTGGAAAACGTGAAGCACTGTTCAGTCAACAAGAAGCCCTTGTCAAAGCTGCCACATTTTCTCTTGCATCTGTTCAAAATAACGTCTCATTAAATGTCATCTACTACTATTTCAACTACATCAGTACACTTGCAAGCAAAGAATCAACGCTGCAAAAGATGGAACAGTTAGAAGCAGAACGTTATAGACTCGAAAAATACCTTTCAGTAGGCTCCGCAACGGCAGATGAACTTCAAAAGATCATCTCATCCATTGAGCAAACGAAAGTCGATCTTTTAACCCTAGACAACACGCTTAACAACATTTCCAACACCTTAGAGTACTTAACAGGAAAAGAAGTAAGTGTTGAAGCGGGTTCATCCGTTAGACTGCAAGAAACACAAAGTAGCGATGATGCAAAACGTTTCGACATCCAAGCGCTTGAAGAAAGCGTACAAAGTGCTAAAGCGGAAGCAGAAGCTGCAAAAGCTCCTCACTTGCCAACGATCAAAATAGAAGATACATACTCTCGTTTCAAATATGACTATGCTAATCCATTATGGAATTCAGATGCAGATCATCAAAATACTGTGCAACTGAGTATGCAATGGAAAATTTTTGACTTTGGTTCAACCTCAGCCTCTGTACAAGCTGCTCAAAAAAACTATCTTGCTAAGAGCAGTGATTTAGCCTATGAAAAACAAAAAGCCAAAGCAAGTTATAAGAGCGCTCAAAACAGCTATAAAACAGCACTTGCAAAGATAGATGCCGCAAAAGCAAGACTCTCTGCCTCAGAGATGACGTATGAACTTGTTAAAAAGAAATTTCAACAAGGCATTGTCAATAACGTTACGTATCTTGATGCATTGACGGACAAATTCAATGCAAGGTCACAACTTCAAACAGCATTGAATGAAGTCGAATACCAAAAAGCCGTACTACTCTACGAAATGGGTAAAGAAATAAAAGGAGCCATCCAATGA
- a CDS encoding efflux RND transporter periplasmic adaptor subunit: MKKTLIATLLMFQALVAGEVYATFDVVSEKSSELGLSISGVVGTLHVEVGDRVKKGDLLLSLQNAQEKNEYEIARKNAEHSVKTYERYAKISDVIDKEKMENYLYDKDIQLLNAQNKEIIFKKTELRAPYDLVVTKKNTELGNIVLGSQTKLLTVESTRDVKLVLKFDEKYWTKVKVGQKFTYKVDGSDKKYEGVISKIYPTILQSTREMQAEVKATDLMPGLFGNGMISVE; encoded by the coding sequence ATGAAAAAAACGTTAATAGCCACACTACTTATGTTTCAAGCCCTTGTTGCAGGGGAAGTTTACGCAACATTTGATGTTGTCAGTGAAAAGAGCTCCGAATTAGGACTTTCTATATCAGGTGTTGTAGGCACACTTCATGTAGAAGTGGGAGACCGTGTTAAAAAAGGAGACTTACTTCTTTCTTTACAAAATGCTCAAGAAAAAAATGAGTATGAAATCGCACGCAAAAATGCTGAGCATTCTGTAAAAACCTATGAACGATACGCAAAAATATCAGATGTAATCGATAAAGAAAAGATGGAAAACTATCTCTACGACAAAGATATACAGCTTTTAAATGCCCAAAACAAAGAGATTATCTTCAAAAAAACAGAACTTCGCGCACCTTATGATTTGGTCGTTACAAAGAAAAATACCGAACTTGGTAACATTGTTTTAGGTTCTCAAACCAAACTTTTAACCGTTGAAAGCACACGTGATGTAAAACTTGTTTTAAAATTTGATGAGAAATATTGGACCAAAGTTAAAGTAGGGCAAAAATTTACCTATAAAGTCGATGGAAGCGATAAAAAATATGAAGGTGTCATTAGTAAAATCTATCCTACTATTCTTCAAAGTACACGAGAAATGCAAGCTGAAGTCAAAGCAACAGATCTAATGCCAGGACTCTTTGGTAATGGCATGATTAGCGTGGAATAA
- a CDS encoding efflux RND transporter permease subunit yields MYKLAINRPITTLMGVLTFIVFGLMSYNTMPINLYPNVDFPIVTVQTTYNGADPSTVETKVTDKIEEAVSGVDGIDKLMSTSYEGLSVVTIQFKLTKNIDVATNDVRDKIGALNLPSEVEKPVVKKLGATGGVINLFVASDGKNDIALMRLADEKLKPKLQRVKGVGEVNIIGFQDREIRIFLDPFLLNKYNLSASDLSGIISRQNVKQGAGKMINKDQEIIIKAEGDAANIQEIEELLVKPGVRLKDIATVVDGLSDAKSFSSYNGQRGVTLEVKKIAGENVLNIIAGVKKILPDLQLLAGKNNEIKILQDQSEKIMVNIDNVRFDLIFGAFLSIVIVFAFLRNMTATIVSALAIPTSVIGTFAIMNSLGYDLNRLTLIGLTLAIGIFIDDAIVVIENIMKKMEEGQKPFQASFEGIKEVAFSILAISSVLLAVFIPVAFMDGIVGMFFNSFAMTVASGIVISYLVAVMFVPSIGARLLSAKESKFYYATEPILKAVDKGYVSILKPLLRFKTLTVLATFGFLFASMTLKVGMDFLPMQDNSEFQITIKGPVGINLETMKQKVIPIDEMLKGDPSISYSIVSVGYDSAKSIHKARIYVKLKPVKERTVSQLTLIQQYREKMKNIEGLVIAVEKVDDFNTGGTTAPLQIVLTGDKFETLDETSTKLMEFLKSTQGIVDVDRDYESGKPEMKLSILRENAQRVGVSAKEIAAVVGSAYSSDSAISYYEDNGKQFDITVRFRDDFRMSLDDMKKLQVKNANGEFVALEGLIDFEESLGTASINRFDRERKILVTASTVGLSLDKVVVKVEEEMKKILPEGYHYRFTGDVENMSDTGKAFGAAVLLAVILIYLILAALYESLIQPFIIMISMPLSLTGIMVALYLSGNTFSLFVMIGIILLLGMVGKNAILVVDFANRAIKEGKSIDDALLEAGEKRLRPILMTTFAMIGAMMPLAFGSGAGHEANAPMALAIIGGLLSSTILTLLVVPAIYKFMYPMDSWLRKWYEKGTVH; encoded by the coding sequence ATGTATAAATTAGCCATCAATCGTCCCATAACCACCCTTATGGGTGTTTTAACCTTTATTGTTTTTGGTTTGATGTCGTACAACACCATGCCAATCAACCTCTACCCAAACGTAGATTTTCCTATTGTTACGGTACAAACAACCTACAATGGGGCAGATCCTTCTACCGTTGAGACAAAAGTAACCGATAAAATTGAAGAAGCGGTTTCTGGAGTTGACGGCATCGATAAACTCATGTCAACCAGTTATGAAGGTCTTAGCGTAGTCACCATTCAGTTTAAACTGACTAAAAACATCGATGTTGCGACCAATGACGTCCGTGATAAAATAGGCGCACTGAACCTTCCTAGTGAAGTTGAAAAACCTGTGGTGAAAAAGCTAGGTGCAACAGGCGGTGTCATCAACCTTTTTGTCGCAAGCGATGGAAAAAATGATATTGCCCTCATGCGTCTTGCCGATGAGAAACTCAAACCAAAACTCCAGAGAGTTAAAGGTGTTGGTGAAGTCAATATTATCGGTTTTCAAGATCGTGAAATTCGCATCTTCCTTGATCCATTTTTACTAAATAAGTACAATCTGAGTGCATCTGATCTTAGTGGCATTATTTCAAGACAAAACGTTAAACAAGGCGCTGGAAAGATGATCAACAAAGATCAAGAGATCATCATCAAAGCCGAAGGAGATGCTGCAAACATACAAGAGATCGAAGAGTTACTTGTCAAGCCCGGTGTTCGTCTTAAAGACATCGCTACCGTTGTAGATGGACTGAGTGATGCTAAGAGCTTTTCTTCTTACAATGGACAAAGAGGTGTTACACTTGAGGTCAAAAAAATCGCAGGTGAGAATGTTTTAAACATTATCGCTGGTGTTAAAAAAATCTTGCCAGATCTTCAACTCTTAGCAGGAAAAAATAACGAAATTAAAATCTTGCAAGACCAATCTGAAAAAATTATGGTCAATATCGACAATGTTCGTTTTGACCTCATCTTTGGTGCATTTTTATCGATTGTTATTGTATTTGCATTTTTACGTAATATGACAGCTACGATTGTTTCTGCCCTTGCAATTCCAACATCTGTTATTGGAACATTTGCCATTATGAATTCACTAGGGTATGACCTTAACCGTCTTACACTTATTGGTCTGACACTTGCAATTGGTATTTTTATCGATGACGCCATCGTTGTTATCGAGAACATCATGAAAAAGATGGAAGAGGGGCAAAAGCCTTTCCAAGCCTCATTTGAGGGTATTAAAGAGGTTGCATTTTCGATTCTCGCTATCTCATCTGTTTTATTAGCTGTATTTATTCCTGTTGCCTTTATGGATGGTATCGTTGGTATGTTCTTTAACTCATTTGCGATGACAGTAGCTTCAGGTATTGTGATTTCATACCTTGTAGCGGTTATGTTTGTTCCTTCCATTGGTGCAAGGCTTTTAAGTGCAAAAGAGAGTAAGTTTTATTATGCAACAGAACCCATTTTAAAAGCCGTCGATAAAGGGTATGTTTCTATCTTAAAACCATTGCTTCGCTTTAAAACACTGACAGTTCTAGCAACGTTTGGATTCTTGTTTGCATCTATGACACTCAAAGTAGGTATGGACTTCCTTCCTATGCAAGATAACAGTGAATTCCAAATCACGATTAAAGGACCCGTAGGCATTAACCTTGAAACAATGAAACAAAAGGTTATTCCTATTGATGAGATGTTAAAAGGCGACCCATCTATCTCTTATTCTATTGTCTCGGTAGGATATGATTCGGCAAAAAGTATCCATAAAGCGCGCATTTATGTAAAACTAAAACCTGTTAAAGAGAGAACCGTTTCACAACTTACACTCATCCAACAATACAGAGAAAAAATGAAAAACATTGAAGGGCTTGTTATCGCTGTTGAAAAAGTAGATGACTTTAACACAGGCGGAACAACAGCACCACTTCAAATCGTTCTCACAGGTGATAAATTTGAAACGTTAGATGAAACTTCAACCAAGTTGATGGAATTTTTAAAATCAACACAAGGCATTGTTGATGTCGATAGAGACTATGAAAGTGGCAAACCTGAGATGAAACTCAGCATTCTTCGAGAAAATGCCCAAAGAGTAGGGGTGAGCGCTAAAGAAATCGCTGCAGTCGTAGGTTCAGCATATTCAAGCGATAGCGCTATCTCATACTATGAAGACAATGGTAAACAATTCGACATTACTGTGCGTTTTAGAGATGACTTTAGAATGTCTCTTGACGATATGAAAAAATTACAAGTTAAAAATGCCAATGGTGAATTTGTAGCACTTGAAGGCTTGATTGATTTTGAAGAGAGTTTGGGAACAGCTTCTATTAATCGTTTCGACCGCGAACGAAAAATCCTCGTAACAGCGAGCACCGTAGGGCTATCACTCGATAAAGTTGTTGTAAAAGTCGAAGAGGAAATGAAGAAAATCTTACCTGAGGGGTATCATTACCGCTTTACGGGTGATGTTGAAAATATGAGTGATACAGGCAAAGCCTTTGGTGCGGCTGTACTTCTAGCAGTTATTTTAATTTACCTGATTCTAGCAGCACTTTACGAATCACTCATTCAACCATTCATCATTATGATTTCTATGCCACTTTCATTAACAGGTATTATGGTTGCCTTATATCTAAGTGGCAATACCTTTAGCCTTTTTGTTATGATTGGTATTATCTTACTCTTGGGTATGGTTGGTAAAAATGCGATTTTGGTTGTTGACTTTGCAAACCGTGCTATAAAAGAGGGCAAAAGTATTGATGATGCCCTACTAGAAGCAGGCGAAAAACGTCTTCGCCCAATTTTAATGACAACCTTTGCGATGATAGGCGCTATGATGCCTCTTGCCTTTGGCAGTGGAGCAGGGCATGAAGCAAACGCGCCTATGGCGCTTGCTATTATTGGTGGTCTTTTAAGTTCTACTATTTTGACATTACTCGTTGTCCCTGCCATCTATAAGTTTATGTACCCTATGGATAGTTGGTTACGTAAATGGTATGAAAAAGGCACGGTTCACTAA